Proteins encoded by one window of Podarcis muralis chromosome 11, rPodMur119.hap1.1, whole genome shotgun sequence:
- the POLR3G gene encoding DNA-directed RNA polymerase III subunit RPC7 isoform X2, translating to MLPPFKYFEFDMARSGRGRGRAALTFDIAAIGFVKGEALPEAVFGPSPLYPTTDYKPIPLKTGEDADYLLALKQELRGAMKRTPYFMTKKNESEGFVPVERYSKKYLQMNEKDLEWTPDWRRLPRELKPKKKTEKGGKPKKAKTATPKTNVDVLKKIEELEKKGDEEKSDEEEKGKEEEEEEGEPEEYEEEEHEEENDYIASYFEDGDDYGAGSDDDMDEATY from the exons ATGCTTCCTCCTTTTAAATATTTC GAATTTGATATGGCCAGGTCAGGCCGAGGAAGAGGGCGTGCTGCCTTGACTTTTGACATTGCAGCAATTGGCTTTGTTAAAGGTGAAGCGCTACCTGAAGCAGTATTTGGGCCTTCTCCGCTATATCCT ACAACAGATTACAAACCAATACCACTGAAAACGGGAGAGGATGCGGATTACCTTTTGGCTTTAAAACAAGAGCTCAGAGGGGCAATGAAAAGGACGCCGTATTTTATGACCAAAAAGAATGAAAGTGAAG GTTTTGTACCTGttgaaagatacagcaaaaaatacTTGCAGATGAATGAAAAGGACCTAGAATGGACCCCAG actggagaagactcCCAAGAGAGCTgaaaccaaagaagaagactgaaAAAG GTGGAAAACCGAAGAAAGCAAAAACTGCAACGCCCAAAACTAATGTGGATGTTTTGAAAAAGATAGAG GAGCTAGAAAAGAAAGGAGACGAAGAAAAGTCAGATGAGGAGGAAAAAggtaaagaggaagaggaggaggagggagaaccaGAGGAGTATGAGGAAGAAGAGCACGAAGAG GAGAACGACTATATTGCTTCCTATTTTGAAGATGGAGATGACTATGGAGCAGGCAGTGATGATGACATGGATGAAGCAACTTACTGA
- the POLR3G gene encoding DNA-directed RNA polymerase III subunit RPC7 isoform X3, producing MARSGRGRGRAALTFDIAAIGFVKGEALPEAVFGPSPLYPTTDYKPIPLKTGEDADYLLALKQELRGAMKRTPYFMTKKNESEGFVPVERYSKKYLQMNEKDLEWTPDWRRLPRELKPKKKTEKAGGKPKKAKTATPKTNVDVLKKIEELEKKGDEEKSDEEEKGKEEEEEEGEPEEYEEEEHEEENDYIASYFEDGDDYGAGSDDDMDEATY from the exons ATGGCCAGGTCAGGCCGAGGAAGAGGGCGTGCTGCCTTGACTTTTGACATTGCAGCAATTGGCTTTGTTAAAGGTGAAGCGCTACCTGAAGCAGTATTTGGGCCTTCTCCGCTATATCCT ACAACAGATTACAAACCAATACCACTGAAAACGGGAGAGGATGCGGATTACCTTTTGGCTTTAAAACAAGAGCTCAGAGGGGCAATGAAAAGGACGCCGTATTTTATGACCAAAAAGAATGAAAGTGAAG GTTTTGTACCTGttgaaagatacagcaaaaaatacTTGCAGATGAATGAAAAGGACCTAGAATGGACCCCAG actggagaagactcCCAAGAGAGCTgaaaccaaagaagaagactgaaAAAG CAGGTGGAAAACCGAAGAAAGCAAAAACTGCAACGCCCAAAACTAATGTGGATGTTTTGAAAAAGATAGAG GAGCTAGAAAAGAAAGGAGACGAAGAAAAGTCAGATGAGGAGGAAAAAggtaaagaggaagaggaggaggagggagaaccaGAGGAGTATGAGGAAGAAGAGCACGAAGAG GAGAACGACTATATTGCTTCCTATTTTGAAGATGGAGATGACTATGGAGCAGGCAGTGATGATGACATGGATGAAGCAACTTACTGA
- the POLR3G gene encoding DNA-directed RNA polymerase III subunit RPC7 isoform X1: protein MLPPFKYFEFDMARSGRGRGRAALTFDIAAIGFVKGEALPEAVFGPSPLYPTTDYKPIPLKTGEDADYLLALKQELRGAMKRTPYFMTKKNESEGFVPVERYSKKYLQMNEKDLEWTPDWRRLPRELKPKKKTEKAGGKPKKAKTATPKTNVDVLKKIEELEKKGDEEKSDEEEKGKEEEEEEGEPEEYEEEEHEEENDYIASYFEDGDDYGAGSDDDMDEATY, encoded by the exons ATGCTTCCTCCTTTTAAATATTTC GAATTTGATATGGCCAGGTCAGGCCGAGGAAGAGGGCGTGCTGCCTTGACTTTTGACATTGCAGCAATTGGCTTTGTTAAAGGTGAAGCGCTACCTGAAGCAGTATTTGGGCCTTCTCCGCTATATCCT ACAACAGATTACAAACCAATACCACTGAAAACGGGAGAGGATGCGGATTACCTTTTGGCTTTAAAACAAGAGCTCAGAGGGGCAATGAAAAGGACGCCGTATTTTATGACCAAAAAGAATGAAAGTGAAG GTTTTGTACCTGttgaaagatacagcaaaaaatacTTGCAGATGAATGAAAAGGACCTAGAATGGACCCCAG actggagaagactcCCAAGAGAGCTgaaaccaaagaagaagactgaaAAAG CAGGTGGAAAACCGAAGAAAGCAAAAACTGCAACGCCCAAAACTAATGTGGATGTTTTGAAAAAGATAGAG GAGCTAGAAAAGAAAGGAGACGAAGAAAAGTCAGATGAGGAGGAAAAAggtaaagaggaagaggaggaggagggagaaccaGAGGAGTATGAGGAAGAAGAGCACGAAGAG GAGAACGACTATATTGCTTCCTATTTTGAAGATGGAGATGACTATGGAGCAGGCAGTGATGATGACATGGATGAAGCAACTTACTGA
- the MBLAC2 gene encoding acyl-coenzyme A thioesterase MBLAC2, whose translation MSALEWFAHKSLGGGIYWIQERFYESGNRANIWLVRGSQRDVVIDTGLGLRSLPDYLRLAGLLGAEGDEKALLSPEGAAGRPRPLLAVATHVHFDHAGGLHQFDEVAVHSAEARALRRGDNYETVTWLSDSEVVRQPSPGWSARQFRVRPVQPTLVLQEGDVIHLGDRQLTVMHMPGHSRGSICLHDRERKILFSGDVVYDGSMIDWLPYSRINDYVTSCQRLIDLVNRGLVEKVLPGHFNTFGAEQLYRLASNYISNAGVCHKVSTCAVRSIASLALRATNSRTTS comes from the exons ATGTCGGCGCTGGAGTGGTTCGCGCACAAGTCCCTGGGCGGAGGCATCTACTGGATCCAGGAGCGCTTCTACGAGTCGGGCAACCGGGCCAACATCTGGCTGGTGCGCGGCTCGCAGCGGGACGTGGTGATCGACACGGGCCTGGGGCTGCGCAGCCTCCCCGACTACCTGCGCTTGGCCGGGCTGCTGGGCGCCGAGGGCGACGAGAAGGCGCTGCTCTCTCCCGAGGGCGCCGCCGGGCGGCCCAGGCCGCTGCTGGCCGTGGCCACCCATGTGCACTTCGACCACGCCGGCGGGCTGCACCAGTTCGACGAGGTGGCCGTGCACAGCGCCGAGGCCCGAGCGCTGCGCCGCGGCGACAACTACGAGACCGTCACTTGGCTCTCGGACAGCGAGGTCGTGCGCCAGCCCAGCCCGGGCTGGAGCGCCCGCCAGTTCCGCGTGCGGCCCGTGCAGCCCACGCTCGTCTTGCAGGAGG GGGATGTGATCCACCTTGGTGATAGACAGCTCACTGTCATGCATATGCCTGGCCATTCAAGAGGAAGCATTTGCTTACATGACAGAGAACGGAAGATATTGTTCAGTGGGGATGTTGTATATGACGGATCAATGATTGACTGGCTTCCCTACAGCAGGATCAATGACTACGTTACATCCTGCCAGCGACTGATAGACTTAGTGAATAGAGGTCTTGTAGAGAAAGTCCTTCCGGGGCATTTTAACACATTTGGCGCTGAACAGCTCTATCGTTTGGCTTCCAACTACATTTCTAATGCTGGTGTGTGCCACAAAGTTTCTACATGTGCAGTCAGATCGATTGCAAGCCTAGCACTCCGGGCCACAAATTCCAGAACAACTTCATAG